Proteins from one Triticum aestivum cultivar Chinese Spring chromosome 7A, IWGSC CS RefSeq v2.1, whole genome shotgun sequence genomic window:
- the LOC123151666 gene encoding uncharacterized protein, whose product MEDMDIGIVCDEGSPGSIASRTGTPVPNDNDYLIVIPYAHIFGLMLQALKLPPATYQHKIYPGGKNRVTVTFISTLELLDGSLVPSSIPGAILDSYEDAEDSAAMEAIRFMENAYGKEMRGYHYTHIKRLENQVTHLVKWLTSSNETIKKLRKTCYYAVRYMNSYSARIENTTAARHLKGQDNTKGVMKTALASIEGLTQRLRYIAMKFEQRLEATRNSFW is encoded by the exons ATGGAGGACATGGACATTGGTATCGTCTGTGACGAGGGTTCCCCAGGATCAATAGCGTCAAGGACAGGAACGCCTGTGCCCAAT GATAATGACTACCTGATAGTGATTCCTTATGCTCACATCTTTGGCCTCATGCTGCAAGCTCTAAAGCTTCCCCCTGCAACTTACCAGCACAAAATATACCCAGGCGGAAAGAATCGTGTGACAGTGACTTTCATTTCTACTTTGGAATTGCTAGATGGTTCACTTGTCCCGAGTTCTATACCAGGTGCAATCTTAGATAGCTATGAAGATGCAGAAGACAGTGCTGCTATGGAGGCTATTAGATTCATGGAGAATGCATATGGCAAAGAAATGAGGGGCTACCACTACACCCATATCAAGAGGCTAGAAAATCAAGTGACGCACCTGGTCAAATGGTTGACTTCATCCAATGAGACAATCAAGAAGCTGCGCAAAACATGCTACTACGCTGTCAGGTACATGAACTCATATTCTGCCCGGATAGAAAACACAACAGCTGCTCGCCACCTGAAAGGTCAGGACAACACCAAAGGAGTTATGAAAACAGCTCTTGCAAGCATCGAAGGACTGACGCAAAGGCTACGCTACATTGCTATGAAGTTTGAGCAGCGCCTTGAAGCAACCAGAAACAGTTTCTGGTAA